A segment of the Elaeis guineensis isolate ETL-2024a chromosome 6, EG11, whole genome shotgun sequence genome:
TCGCAAAGTATATGGCTATGTTTGATTAAGTTTTTAGAGTGCCAAAAATTATCCTGTTTGATTAAGTTTTtagaatatcaaaaaatattttttaattttcaaaaaatattttggagTGATATAGTGATGTTTGGTAAAAATATCGAGAAGCTGTTTTggctttattagaaaattgaaaAAATCTATTTGGAGAAATATGTATTTTAAAGTTttctccaaaaatattttttggctaATGTCGGGAAGCTGTTTTACTTTCTTCAAAGTATTTTATCAATATAGTTACCAAACAACAAATAGCTTTTTGTAAAAGTTctactttcaaaagcttcaaaagcTCTACTGCCAACAACAATCCCAAACAGAACCTATGTTACCAAGAATTTATCTGAGCTTTCAATCAATTGTTAGCAAATGATTTGGTTACCTCGACAATTTAAATGACaaatgtatttagtatttttttatcatataccaTGACCCTTCAATCTCATCTTATGAATGAAAAATCGATCTAATAGTAATTATAGGGAGCTTATGGGCAAAGAACTTGAGGCAGAGGAGTGCTAATCATAGAATTCTTGGTGCAAGCAACATTGCTATACCAGTTGCACCTGTAACATTTAACCCATTATACATGCATGTCCAATAATAACTGATTGATATGTCCTTCTAACATGAGTACAATCAgtcatatcaaaaaataaatattaatcgaACCAAAGAAAATATAGTAGCATGGTCAGTCCAAACCATTCTGTCCGGATAATCCGCAACATAAGACGTCATCCAGTCTGTTGCTTTATTCGCCCCTCTGTAGACATGAGAAACAGGAGGATACACATGTTCCAGACAACGACCATATATTTGTAAGCAATGGATGTCTCTCTACCGTCTAACTTCTATTTGATTCTGGAAGCCTTAAACGTCCAAACTTGGCTCCTTTTAAACCGCAGGAGCTTGATCAAACCAATTATCAAGCTTAGACCGAGCTGTTTATCGAGAGCTTGCTTGATTTCAAGCCCATATATAGGCAACTCTCGAAGGCCTTAAAGTAAGCCCAATCTAGTGATGCTCGAAGGCCTTTCCGCGCCCCATTTTGACTGGCCCATCAATTGAAACGTATTAATATCCATTCCTCGACTCCATGGCTAGGGTTTTGCCAGGTTCGCTTCTTCACGTTGCTCTAGTGCGGCCTCCCGCCGGCTGCTCGCGCGATCTCATCGTTGGAGCGGAGAAGAAGAAACAATGGCGGAGAAGGCGGTGACGATCAGGACTCGGAAGTTCATGACCAATCGTCTTCTCTCCCGGAGGCAATTCGTGAGCCCAGAAACCCTAGATGTCTTCTTGCTTTCTTATCTCATATATCACAAAACTTACTTCCAACTCGTTTACTTGATCTCAGGTCATCGATGTCCTTCATCCTGGAAGAGCAAATGTCTCCAAGGTACAATTTTTCTCCattttttgtatttttccttcCCATTTGATAGAAATCCGGGATGATTTGGAGTTAAATCGCTTTTATTGGAGAGCTTTTCATTTTGTCGGTTGACTTTTTTGAAGGCGGAGTTGAAGGACAAGTTGGCGACGCTTTACGAGGTGAAGGATCCCAACACGATCTTTGTTTTTAAGTTCCGGACTCACTTTGGAGGAGGGAAATCTACGGGCTTTGGGCTAATTTATGACTCGGTGGAGAGCGCCAAGAAGTATGAGCCCAAGTATCGGCTTATTAGGGTAAGTAGCCATCTCAATCTCTTCTTACTTGCTGTAGTTTGATTGCATATTATGTTTGTTTATGCGGATTTGTACATTGCTTTTCATTCTGGAAGTATGGTGGGAAAGTTTGGAGTTCTTGTTGATTTTTTCGATTAAATCTTGGTTGATATCTGGATTTGAGATTGCGTGATCTCTATATGAATCTTAGTGGCGTAAATTGATGACTTCATAATTTTGAGACTTATGTTTGTCCTATCACTGAAGGAAATATAATCTCGAAGTGTTATTGGTCATTGTTGCAATTTGATTCACATCTAATTGACTCTTCTATGTTTATCTGACCGTTACTTCTGCTATTGTATCGACATTTTTGTTTTTCTGGTGCGCCTTTATTCATGAATGTAATTTCGTTGATGGCATTTACCATTGTTTTTCTGTTTTTCTTTTGAGCTGTTTTCACTGCCTTTTCTTAATTGCTGACTTGATTGGAGGCAAATTATTGGCATGTAATTGTCTGCTTGTTTATGGTTGGAATGTCTGGAATGTTCATAAATGTATCATTGTTTTAGCAAAAGCGTTATTTTTCAACATGCTACTTCACCTACTTTTGGTACAGTGCCTGCAATTTACTATCTGTCAAGCATTTATATTACGAGGCTTCTTAGTTTTAGCTATAGTGTCTTTTGCTGGGATTAGTAGGTATGTCTCTACAAATATATTAACACATTATGCCTCTTTAATGAGAAATGTTATTGTAATCACATTGTTTTCTTGAGTTATTTCTGTCCTTATTAGTGAGGTCATTGGCTGTTCTGGTTTATAGTGCACTTGGATATGGTAAggtgaagagaaaagaagaggaaggagagtggATAGGAGAAGAAATAAAGACAAGTCTCTTTCTCCTTGTTTGAACATATAATGGAGGGAGGAAATGAGACTAGCTCTTGTTTGGTTGGCTACTCATGAATCAATAGTGAAGAGAAGAGAAatgccactctctctctctctctctctctcaattgtATGGGCAAaactagaaataaaaaaaattgaggcGAAGAGTCCTCCATCTCTTCTCGCCATTTCTCTCCTTATTTTGTTCAAATGGGGAGTTtcgtcctctctctttctcctctccaAATTTCTCAGTCAAACCATAATGCTAGAACCATCAATTGAGCACTTCATTGTTTTGATATTATCAGAGGAGTTCATTGTTGCCATGATTTATTTAAATATTGGAGTTTTTGAGAGAAATTCTATGCTGGAATGGGCATATCTATTGCTTTGTGTAGATGTgaattaattaaaatcaaataaatgATAGCACTTAGGGAAATTATTTATGTAGACCAAAGCATGCCGTACTGGTCAGTATCTTGCCATAGTGGGCATACCATAGTGTACTAATACTGAACCAATATGCAATCCGTACCATACTGACATTCGGTCTACCTTGCTGTCTCGTATCATATTGACATTCAGTATGTCTTGTTGTCTCGTACCATGCCGTGTACTGATATGTAATAGGATAGTACTAGTATGGGGTCCTATACCTAAATGGTGAATCTTGATGTAAACTTTGATTATTTTTGTTCCTATCATCTTTCTCTAGTTGGTACAAAGGGAATGCCAATGAAGACATGTAATTCCAAATGGTAGGGAGAAGGAATACAGACGGCTTTGTTCCAACATGTTATAAAGTTGACATTTTGACATGCAGAGTTGACTAAAATGTGTCCATCTATGGTGCTAGAATGATACATAGATGGTCAACATCCCTGTCCTCTTCAATATTTCCTCCATTCTTGTGCTTTTCTCATCTGATATTACTCTTCTTTGAGATTGACACTTGCAAAGTAGTAAAAAAGACCtac
Coding sequences within it:
- the LOC105047443 gene encoding small ribosomal subunit protein eS24z, which codes for MAEKAVTIRTRKFMTNRLLSRRQFVIDVLHPGRANVSKAELKDKLATLYEVKDPNTIFVFKFRTHFGGGKSTGFGLIYDSVESAKKYEPKYRLIRNGLATKVEKSRKQMKERKNRAKKVRGVKKAKAGDAAKAGKKK